A genomic region of Herpetosiphonaceae bacterium contains the following coding sequences:
- a CDS encoding class I SAM-dependent methyltransferase has product MDRVVEPELMDDDEQARAYAGIDFGEAHQNVITFFHQTFPGEDVTGYVLDLGCGPGDITRRFALAFPNCILHGLDGSESMLRYGRELFAQDAALRDRVALIQGMLPGATLPRVHYDVVISNSLLHHLHDPQVLWQAVRQYAAPGARVFIMDLRRPATADAAWALVEKHATSDPEVFKRDFYNSLLAAFTPAEIEAQLQTAGLDHFTVRPVTDRHVIVAGRMG; this is encoded by the coding sequence ATGGACCGCGTTGTCGAGCCTGAGCTGATGGACGACGACGAGCAGGCGCGCGCCTACGCCGGGATCGACTTCGGCGAGGCGCACCAGAACGTTATTACCTTCTTCCACCAAACGTTTCCGGGCGAGGATGTCACCGGCTACGTGCTCGATCTCGGCTGCGGCCCCGGCGACATCACCCGCCGCTTTGCCCTGGCCTTTCCCAACTGCATCCTGCACGGCCTGGACGGCTCCGAGTCGATGCTGCGCTACGGACGCGAGCTCTTCGCTCAGGATGCCGCGCTGCGCGATCGAGTAGCGCTGATCCAGGGTATGCTGCCGGGCGCGACGCTGCCGCGCGTCCACTACGACGTGGTGATCAGCAACAGCCTGCTGCATCATCTGCATGATCCGCAGGTGCTCTGGCAGGCCGTGCGCCAGTATGCCGCGCCGGGAGCGCGTGTCTTCATCATGGACCTGCGCCGTCCCGCGACGGCTGATGCCGCGTGGGCGCTGGTGGAGAAGCACGCCACCAGCGATCCTGAGGTGTTCAAGCGCGATTTCTATAACTCGCTGCTGGCCGCATTCACGCCCGCCGAGATCGAAGCCCAGTTGCAGACCGCAGGGCTGGATCATTTCACGGTCAGGCCGGTGACGGATCGACATGTGATCGTCGCCGGACGAATGGGCTGA
- the mgsA gene encoding methylglyoxal synthase, which yields MTIDQPAQQHPRTLALIAHDRRKDEMQAFCQRHRETLRHFELIATGTTGQRIHEATGLPVTRYLSGPLGGDTQIAARVALGEVEAVIFLVDPLYAHPHEPDIQSLLRVCNVHNVPLGTNLATAELIVRDLAAPTIEK from the coding sequence ATGACCATCGATCAACCGGCTCAGCAACATCCACGGACGCTCGCGCTGATCGCGCATGACCGCAGGAAGGACGAGATGCAGGCGTTCTGCCAGCGCCACCGCGAGACGCTGCGCCACTTCGAGCTGATCGCGACGGGCACCACCGGCCAGCGCATCCACGAGGCGACCGGCCTACCCGTCACGCGCTATCTGTCGGGTCCGCTCGGCGGCGACACCCAGATCGCCGCGCGGGTGGCGCTGGGCGAGGTCGAGGCGGTGATCTTTCTGGTCGATCCGCTCTACGCCCACCCGCACGAGCCGGATATTCAAAGCCTGCTGCGGGTTTGCAACGTCCATAACGTGCCGCTGGGCACCAATCTGGCGACGGCGGAGCTGATCGTGCGCGATCTGGCAGCGCCAACCATAGAAAAGTAG
- a CDS encoding DinB family protein — MNAAIDRRSLQVIYGYNAHANDLLLDTAAQLSAEQYDEVVSPNYTSIRKLVQHIFLTEGYFLAKCQQRPFEPIVPATIAELRAAWHALHQERDAYLATSGDDELGRVLTVQMRDQMFQFSPWQLLMQAVMHAAHHRGELAIMLGALGHPLANMDIIVYFSEQAGQPWPW, encoded by the coding sequence ATGAACGCAGCGATCGATCGGCGCAGCTTGCAGGTGATCTACGGCTACAACGCCCACGCCAACGACCTGCTGCTTGACACGGCTGCGCAACTGAGCGCCGAGCAGTACGACGAGGTCGTCAGCCCAAACTACACGTCGATCCGCAAGCTGGTGCAGCATATCTTCCTCACCGAGGGCTATTTTCTGGCGAAGTGCCAGCAGCGCCCGTTCGAGCCGATCGTGCCGGCGACGATCGCCGAGCTGCGCGCGGCCTGGCACGCGCTGCACCAGGAGCGCGACGCCTACCTCGCCACTAGCGGCGACGACGAGCTAGGCCGCGTGCTGACGGTGCAGATGCGCGACCAGATGTTTCAGTTTTCGCCCTGGCAACTGCTGATGCAGGCCGTGATGCACGCGGCCCACCATCGCGGCGAGCTGGCGATCATGCTCGGAGCGCTCGGCCATCCACTCGCGAATATGGACATCATCGTGTATTTTTCGGAGCAGGCTGGCCAGCCCTGGCCGTGGTAG
- a CDS encoding MFS transporter yields the protein MSIKTPSNQRGARQSSFVALRHRDFRLLWFGQLVSQAGTQMTIVAISWQLYKLTNNPLSLGLIGLFRIIPLLTFSLGSGVLADAFDRRKLMLFSQTTAMLLAAMLAVTTYLGMATTALIYATILLSSTANTFDLPARQALIPSLVPREHLTNALSLNIIAWQIATIVGPTIAGLLLAWRKDADVVYAIDALSFGAVIVSLLLMRTRHVITEKRNVSLGAALEGLRFVRGTPILFWTMGLDFIATFFAGAMTLLPVFARDILLVDERGLGLLYAAPSAGAVVTGLLMARIGNVRRQGPVILWSVAIYGICTAIFGISTSFVLSCLMLAGIGASDTVSMVIRNTLRQNLTPDELRGRMVSVNQIFFAGGPQLGEIEAGVVARLLGASVSVWTGGVACVLAVLIVALHVPQLRNYQDTPVELEAGGVPS from the coding sequence ATGTCAATCAAAACACCCTCCAACCAACGCGGCGCGCGGCAATCGTCGTTCGTCGCGCTGCGCCACCGCGATTTCCGGCTGCTCTGGTTCGGGCAACTCGTCTCGCAGGCCGGAACGCAGATGACGATCGTCGCGATCAGTTGGCAGCTCTACAAGCTGACGAACAATCCGCTCTCGCTTGGCCTGATCGGACTCTTTCGGATCATCCCGCTGCTGACGTTTTCGCTGGGCAGCGGCGTGCTGGCCGACGCCTTCGACCGGCGCAAGCTGATGCTCTTCAGCCAGACCACCGCGATGCTGCTGGCGGCGATGCTGGCCGTGACGACCTATCTCGGCATGGCGACGACAGCGCTGATCTACGCGACGATCCTGCTCAGCTCCACTGCCAACACCTTCGATCTTCCGGCGCGGCAGGCGCTGATCCCCAGCCTGGTGCCGCGCGAGCACCTGACCAACGCGCTCAGCCTCAACATCATCGCCTGGCAGATCGCCACGATCGTCGGGCCGACCATTGCGGGGCTGCTGCTGGCCTGGCGCAAAGATGCCGACGTGGTCTATGCCATCGACGCGCTCTCGTTCGGCGCGGTGATCGTCTCGCTGCTGCTGATGCGCACCCGGCACGTGATCACCGAGAAGCGCAACGTCTCGCTGGGCGCGGCGCTCGAAGGGCTGCGCTTTGTGCGCGGCACGCCGATCCTCTTCTGGACGATGGGGCTGGACTTTATCGCAACCTTTTTCGCGGGCGCGATGACGCTCCTGCCGGTCTTTGCCAGAGATATTTTGCTGGTGGACGAGCGCGGCCTGGGGCTGCTCTACGCCGCGCCGTCGGCGGGCGCGGTCGTCACCGGCCTGTTGATGGCGCGCATCGGCAACGTGCGGCGGCAAGGCCCGGTGATCCTATGGTCGGTGGCGATCTACGGCATCTGCACGGCGATCTTTGGCATCTCGACCTCGTTCGTACTGTCGTGCCTGATGCTGGCCGGTATCGGCGCGTCGGATACGGTCAGCATGGTCATTCGCAACACACTGCGCCAGAACCTCACGCCCGACGAGCTGCGCGGGCGGATGGTTTCGGTCAACCAGATCTTCTTCGCCGGTGGCCCGCAGCTTGGTGAGATCGAGGCAGGCGTCGTCGCGCGGCTGCTGGGCGCGTCCGTCTCGGTCTGGACCGGCGGCGTAGCCTGTGTGCTGGCCGTCCTGATCGTCGCGCTGCACGTGCCACAGCTACGCAACTACCAGGACACGCCCGTAGAGCTTGAAGCTGGAGGAGTACCCTCATGA